A genomic segment from Desulfonatronum lacustre DSM 10312 encodes:
- a CDS encoding lactate racemase domain-containing protein, whose translation MHASALPALLARIRLPDMALVRQRLENETLGGVPRAMAEEAVRISLEQRVRPGQSVAIAVGSRGIDRLAQVTRSLCDLFRGLGTRPFIVSAMGSHGGATPEGQTRVLADLGITEQAMGAPLRIGLGTVHLGTISPGMPVLVDALAAEADHLVVVNRIKPHTKFKAPVESGLMKMLAVGLGNDEGARLLHGLAPAHGMFALIDAAARVILERGNLLCGVGLVENGLGRLHTLRLLPPGEIPEQEPRLLTLAKRLAPKLPFDELDVLVVDEIGKDISGTGMDTNVTGRNRDILGDFTTTPRIKRIFVRDLSPGTAGNALGIGFADVTTDRVARAMDSGKTVINALTGLSPEKAALPLHLPTDRLALAATIHTLGEISSEKLRMVRIRNTKHLERLLVSPALLDDPPADLEILRSPLPMDFIGDDLAPFPKPNG comes from the coding sequence ATGCACGCTTCGGCCCTACCCGCCCTCCTGGCCCGAATCCGCTTGCCGGACATGGCCCTGGTCCGGCAACGGCTGGAGAACGAAACCCTGGGCGGCGTCCCCCGTGCCATGGCCGAAGAGGCCGTGCGTATCAGCCTGGAACAGCGTGTCCGGCCCGGACAGAGCGTGGCCATTGCCGTGGGCAGCCGGGGCATCGACCGCTTGGCCCAGGTGACCCGGAGCCTGTGCGATCTGTTTCGCGGCCTGGGGACACGGCCGTTCATCGTTTCTGCCATGGGCAGCCACGGCGGGGCCACGCCCGAGGGGCAGACTCGCGTCCTGGCCGACCTGGGAATCACGGAACAGGCCATGGGCGCGCCGTTGCGCATCGGCCTGGGAACGGTCCACCTGGGCACGATCAGCCCGGGCATGCCCGTATTGGTGGACGCCCTGGCCGCCGAGGCGGACCACCTGGTGGTCGTGAACCGGATCAAGCCCCACACCAAGTTCAAGGCCCCGGTGGAGAGCGGGTTGATGAAGATGCTGGCCGTGGGCCTGGGCAATGATGAGGGCGCCCGGTTGCTGCACGGCCTGGCCCCGGCCCACGGAATGTTCGCGCTGATTGATGCCGCGGCCAGGGTGATCCTGGAGCGCGGCAATCTGCTCTGCGGGGTGGGACTGGTGGAGAACGGCCTGGGCCGGCTGCATACCCTGCGCCTGCTGCCGCCAGGCGAGATTCCGGAGCAAGAGCCGCGGCTGTTGACCCTGGCCAAGCGTCTGGCCCCCAAGCTGCCCTTTGACGAACTGGACGTGCTCGTGGTGGACGAAATCGGCAAGGACATCAGCGGCACGGGCATGGACACCAACGTCACCGGCCGCAACCGGGACATCCTGGGCGACTTCACCACCACGCCGCGCATCAAGCGTATTTTCGTGCGGGATCTGAGCCCCGGCACCGCGGGCAACGCCCTGGGCATCGGGTTCGCGGACGTGACAACGGACCGGGTGGCCCGGGCCATGGATTCCGGGAAGACCGTGATCAACGCCTTGACCGGCCTGAGCCCGGAAAAGGCCGCTCTGCCCCTGCACCTGCCCACGGACCGCCTGGCCCTGGCCGCGACCATCCACACCCTGGGGGAGATATCCTCGGAAAAGCTGCGCATGGTCCGCATCCGGAACACCAAGCACCTGGAACGCCTGCTCGTCTCCCCGGCCCTGCTCGACGACCCACCAGCCGACCTGGAAATTCTGCGCTCCCCCCTGCCCATGGACTTCATCGGGGACGACCTCGCCCCGTTTCCCAAGCCGAACGGATAA
- a CDS encoding ATP-binding protein, with amino-acid sequence MDDLLHQYNPWWEQAHDLSMVRPRDAQVEAILTRMSDKRILFLSGLRRVGKTTLMRLVVERLIAANTAPRDIFYVSLDDYLLRGHSLLDVVSLYRSLHKLSVDRPVVLILDEITSQEDFQRQLKNLLDRERVTILAGASSASLLRDQKAYLTGRSATFEVQPLSFPEYLAFKDIDLPRRDSRLLDRYFMDYMREGGLPEHVLGGGREYLMGLVDDIIQKDIVAFHGLKDQQVLRDFFTLLMERGGKQISVNKISKILKISPDTARRYLGYFEETYLVHLVPRWGTTNERILSPKKIYTCDLGVKHLFIGNRDLGSYFENYIYLRIRKYQPVFYYKGQDVEIDFITQDGTLIEAKYNAAMEGRQQEVFDSHPARRKYVIDSVRSLAVIEELWDASPEHKDAVAKHDDK; translated from the coding sequence ATGGACGATTTGCTGCATCAATACAATCCCTGGTGGGAGCAAGCCCATGACCTGTCCATGGTTCGCCCCAGAGATGCCCAGGTGGAGGCTATCCTGACCAGGATGTCGGATAAACGCATCCTCTTTCTCTCCGGCTTGCGGCGGGTCGGCAAAACCACGCTGATGCGTCTTGTCGTTGAGCGCCTGATCGCCGCGAACACCGCGCCCAGGGACATCTTCTACGTCAGCCTTGATGATTACCTGCTTCGGGGCCATTCCCTGCTTGACGTCGTTTCCTTGTACAGAAGCCTGCACAAACTCAGCGTGGACCGCCCGGTCGTCCTTATACTCGATGAAATTACCTCCCAGGAGGACTTTCAACGACAGCTCAAAAATCTCCTGGACCGGGAGCGGGTCACCATCCTCGCCGGCGCATCCTCGGCCTCGCTGTTGCGGGATCAGAAGGCTTATCTCACCGGGCGTTCCGCGACGTTCGAGGTCCAGCCACTGAGCTTTCCGGAGTACCTGGCGTTCAAGGACATTGATCTGCCCCGCCGGGACAGCCGACTTCTCGACCGGTATTTTATGGACTACATGCGTGAGGGAGGGCTGCCGGAGCATGTGCTGGGCGGCGGACGGGAGTATTTAATGGGTCTGGTGGACGATATCATCCAAAAGGACATCGTCGCCTTCCACGGCCTCAAGGACCAGCAGGTTCTTCGGGATTTCTTCACGCTCTTGATGGAACGCGGCGGAAAGCAGATCAGCGTGAACAAGATTTCCAAAATACTGAAAATCTCCCCGGACACCGCGCGCCGATACCTGGGATATTTCGAAGAAACCTACCTTGTGCATCTCGTGCCGCGCTGGGGCACGACCAATGAACGTATCCTTTCGCCCAAAAAAATCTACACCTGCGACCTGGGGGTGAAGCACCTGTTCATCGGCAACCGCGATCTGGGAAGCTATTTCGAGAACTACATCTACCTGCGAATTCGCAAGTACCAGCCCGTATTCTACTACAAGGGCCAGGACGTGGAAATCGACTTCATCACCCAGGACGGAACGCTCATCGAGGCAAAATACAACGCCGCGATGGAGGGTCGGCAACAAGAAGTATTCGACAGCCACCCGGCCCGAAGAAAATACGTCATTGATTCCGTGCGTTCCCTGGCCGTGATTGAGGAACTGTGGGATGCTTCGCCCGAGCATAAGGATGCGGTAGCAAAGCATGATGACAAGTGA
- the thiC gene encoding phosphomethylpyrimidine synthase ThiC, which produces MSWTTQMNAARQGIVTDQMRTVAAKENLPLETLMERMAAGEVIIPANKNHTHLDPEGVGRGLRTKINVNLGISKDACDMDLEMEKVRHALRLGAEAIMDLSCFGKTREFRQALIAESRAMIGTVPIYDAVGFYDKNLSDISADEFFDVVQAHVDDGVDFLTIHCGLNRLTAERIDKTNRLTSLVSRGGSLLYAWMKENDAENPFYEHYDRLLEICAKHDVTLSLGDGCRPGSLHDATDAVQVQEMIVLGELTKRAWERDVQVMIEGPGHMALNEIAANMVLEKRLCHGAPFYVLGPLVTDVAPGYDHITSAIGGAVAAAAGADFLCYVTPAEHLRLPTLDDMKEGIMASRIAAHAADIAKGIPGARNWDDKMSKARADLDWESMFNLALDPEKARAYRESSKPAHEDSCTMCGKMCAVRTMKRLKEGKDIRLDD; this is translated from the coding sequence ATGAGTTGGACAACCCAAATGAACGCGGCCCGGCAGGGCATTGTTACGGATCAGATGCGCACCGTGGCGGCCAAGGAAAACCTGCCCCTGGAAACCCTGATGGAGCGCATGGCCGCCGGCGAGGTGATCATTCCGGCCAACAAGAACCACACCCACCTGGACCCCGAGGGCGTCGGCCGGGGCCTGCGCACCAAGATCAACGTCAACCTGGGCATTTCCAAGGACGCCTGCGACATGGACCTGGAAATGGAAAAGGTCCGCCATGCCCTGCGCCTGGGAGCCGAGGCGATCATGGACCTGAGCTGCTTCGGCAAAACCCGCGAGTTTCGGCAAGCCCTGATCGCCGAGTCCCGGGCCATGATCGGCACGGTGCCCATTTACGACGCCGTGGGCTTTTACGACAAAAACCTGTCCGACATCAGCGCGGACGAGTTTTTCGACGTGGTCCAGGCCCATGTGGACGACGGGGTGGATTTCCTGACCATCCACTGCGGACTGAACCGGCTGACCGCGGAGCGGATTGACAAAACCAATCGCCTGACCTCCCTGGTCTCCCGGGGCGGCTCCCTGCTCTATGCCTGGATGAAGGAAAACGACGCCGAAAACCCGTTCTACGAGCACTACGACCGGCTGCTGGAGATCTGCGCGAAACACGACGTGACCCTGAGTCTCGGCGACGGCTGCCGACCCGGCTCCCTGCACGACGCCACGGATGCGGTCCAGGTCCAGGAAATGATCGTCCTGGGCGAGCTGACCAAGCGGGCCTGGGAGCGCGACGTCCAGGTGATGATCGAAGGCCCCGGACACATGGCCCTGAACGAGATCGCCGCGAACATGGTCCTGGAAAAACGCCTCTGCCACGGCGCGCCCTTCTACGTCCTCGGCCCCCTGGTCACGGACGTGGCCCCGGGCTACGACCACATCACCAGCGCCATCGGCGGAGCCGTGGCCGCTGCCGCCGGGGCGGATTTCCTCTGCTACGTCACCCCGGCCGAACACCTGCGCCTGCCCACCCTGGACGACATGAAGGAAGGCATCATGGCCTCCCGCATCGCGGCCCACGCCGCGGACATCGCCAAAGGCATCCCCGGAGCGCGCAACTGGGACGACAAGATGTCCAAGGCCCGGGCCGACCTGGACTGGGAGTCCATGTTCAACCTGGCCCTGGACCCGGAAAAAGCCCGCGCCTACCGGGAGTCCTCCAAACCGGCCCACGAGGATTCCTGCACCATGTGCGGCAAGATGTGCGCGGTGCGGACCATGAAACGGCTCAAGGAAGGGAAGGATATTCGGTTGGATGATTGA
- a CDS encoding response regulator: MAKGKILVVDDEHHIRLLYQEELQLEDYDVVTSDGSENILEVLSREKPQVVVLDIKLEGNRSGLDLLQEIRGQDQSIPVILCTAYDSFQHDLKSIAADFYVVKSVDLTELKSKVEQALKKAEKQSGGSGESQPSYF, from the coding sequence ATGGCCAAAGGAAAGATTCTCGTCGTTGACGATGAGCACCACATCCGGTTGTTGTATCAGGAAGAGCTGCAACTGGAGGATTACGACGTCGTCACGTCGGACGGCTCGGAGAACATTCTGGAGGTGCTGTCCAGGGAAAAGCCCCAGGTGGTGGTCCTGGACATCAAGCTGGAGGGCAATCGTTCCGGGCTGGATCTGCTCCAGGAGATCCGCGGCCAGGATCAATCCATTCCGGTCATTCTCTGCACGGCCTACGACAGCTTCCAGCACGACCTGAAATCCATTGCCGCGGATTTCTACGTGGTCAAGTCCGTTGACCTGACCGAGTTGAAGAGCAAGGTGGAACAGGCCCTGAAAAAGGCCGAAAAGCAGAGCGGTGGTTCGGGCGAGAGCCAGCCGTCCTATTTCTGA
- a CDS encoding ATP-binding protein: protein MKCRKCKALAAVALPSHNTAFCPDCYPDFVRSQVERAVHRHKMIAPGDRVLVAVSGGKDSLALTLLLHELGHDVHGLHVDLDIPGSSTDARAACEGFFAKLGLPLTVIELRREGLAIPLVKSRIKRPICSVCGKLKRYYFNKFALENGYSVLATGHNLDDEVSRLFANTVRWDASYLSDQGPVLQAADGFARKIKPMYRLTEFEIANFSFLRGIDHVIAGCPYSGKASFPIYKGLWSGLEERMPGAKVQFYENFLRDGRPVFAAWAEQGDDPLSPCTACGYPTSAEVCGVCRIKAMVAAESDTSGT from the coding sequence ATGAAATGTCGCAAATGCAAAGCCCTGGCGGCCGTGGCCCTGCCCAGCCACAATACCGCGTTCTGTCCCGATTGCTATCCGGATTTCGTCCGCTCCCAGGTGGAGCGGGCCGTACACCGCCACAAGATGATCGCTCCGGGCGACCGGGTGCTGGTGGCGGTCAGCGGGGGCAAGGACTCCCTGGCCCTGACCCTGCTGCTCCACGAACTCGGCCACGACGTGCACGGCCTGCACGTGGATCTGGACATTCCGGGCTCCTCCACGGACGCCCGGGCGGCCTGCGAAGGCTTTTTCGCCAAGCTGGGTCTGCCGTTGACGGTCATCGAGCTGCGCCGGGAGGGGCTGGCCATTCCCCTGGTCAAATCCCGGATCAAGCGTCCCATCTGTTCGGTCTGCGGCAAGCTCAAACGCTACTACTTCAACAAGTTCGCCCTGGAAAACGGCTATTCCGTGCTGGCCACGGGTCATAACCTGGACGACGAGGTCAGCCGCCTATTCGCCAACACCGTACGTTGGGACGCGTCCTATCTCAGCGACCAGGGACCGGTCCTGCAGGCCGCGGACGGCTTTGCCCGCAAGATCAAGCCCATGTACCGGCTGACCGAGTTCGAAATCGCCAATTTCAGCTTCCTGCGCGGCATCGACCACGTCATCGCCGGGTGCCCCTACAGCGGCAAGGCCAGCTTCCCGATCTACAAGGGTCTCTGGTCCGGCCTGGAGGAGCGCATGCCCGGGGCCAAGGTTCAGTTCTACGAGAACTTCCTGCGCGACGGTCGCCCGGTGTTCGCCGCGTGGGCCGAACAAGGGGATGATCCGCTCTCGCCCTGCACCGCTTGCGGCTATCCCACCTCGGCCGAGGTCTGCGGCGTGTGCCGGATCAAGGCCATGGTTGCCGCCGAATCTGACACGTCGGGTACCTGA
- a CDS encoding 2-amino-3,7-dideoxy-D-threo-hept-6-ulosonate synthase, which yields MHLGKQIRLERILNRDTRRAIIVPLDHGVTVGPLSGLTDMRRTLSQIAGGGANAVVMHKGLVRCGHRGSGPDIGLIIHLSASTSLSPFPNAKTLVASVEEALRLGADGVSVHVNLGDENEREMLEDMGRVSATAASWGMPMLAMMYARGPKVSNEYDPDVVAHCARVGVELGADLVKVPYTGDMDSFQRVVEACCVPVVIAGGPKVDSVRDVLRMVSDSISAGGAGLSMGRNIFQAENPLALLKAMHGIVHDDLSVDQAMEVLARDG from the coding sequence ATGCATCTTGGAAAACAGATCAGACTGGAACGAATTCTGAATCGTGATACCCGGCGGGCCATCATCGTGCCGTTGGATCACGGCGTGACCGTGGGGCCGTTGTCGGGCCTGACCGACATGCGCCGGACCCTGAGCCAGATCGCCGGGGGCGGGGCCAACGCCGTGGTCATGCATAAGGGTTTGGTGCGTTGCGGACATCGGGGCAGCGGCCCGGATATCGGGCTGATCATTCATCTCTCGGCCAGCACGTCCCTGTCTCCCTTTCCCAACGCCAAGACCCTGGTGGCCTCGGTGGAGGAAGCCCTGCGTCTGGGCGCGGACGGGGTTTCCGTGCACGTCAACCTGGGCGACGAGAACGAGCGGGAAATGCTGGAGGACATGGGTCGGGTCAGCGCCACGGCGGCCTCTTGGGGCATGCCCATGTTGGCCATGATGTATGCCAGGGGGCCGAAGGTTTCCAACGAGTACGACCCGGACGTGGTGGCCCATTGCGCCAGGGTGGGCGTGGAGTTGGGCGCGGATCTGGTCAAGGTGCCGTATACCGGGGACATGGACAGCTTTCAGCGGGTGGTCGAGGCCTGCTGCGTGCCGGTGGTCATTGCCGGCGGCCCGAAGGTGGACAGCGTCCGGGACGTGCTGCGGATGGTCTCCGACTCCATCAGCGCCGGGGGCGCGGGGTTGTCCATGGGCCGAAACATCTTCCAGGCTGAGAATCCGCTGGCCCTGCTCAAGGCCATGCACGGCATCGTCCACGACGATCTGAGCGTGGATCAAGCCATGGAGGTGCTGGCGCGTGACGGCTGA
- a CDS encoding GNAT family N-acetyltransferase, protein MFEIRPEEPQDQDAVHLLNLAAFENGPEAGLVDALRSSCMEYLAFVAVEDGAVVGHILFTPVTVDGSDATGMGLAPMAVLPSHQRKGIGSRLVRHGLDHLRLSGCPFVIVLGHPEFYPRFGFESASTYRLVSQWEGVPDAAFMVAVLDPGTLPEKGGTARYRDEFDDAM, encoded by the coding sequence ATGTTTGAAATTCGACCCGAAGAACCCCAGGACCAGGACGCAGTCCATCTCCTCAACTTGGCAGCCTTTGAGAACGGCCCGGAGGCGGGTTTGGTGGACGCGCTCCGGAGTTCCTGCATGGAATATCTCGCTTTTGTGGCCGTGGAGGACGGTGCCGTGGTCGGCCACATCCTGTTCACCCCGGTCACGGTGGACGGCTCCGACGCGACGGGGATGGGGCTGGCGCCCATGGCGGTGCTGCCCTCCCATCAGCGCAAAGGCATCGGTTCCCGGCTGGTCCGGCACGGGCTGGACCACCTGCGTCTGTCCGGCTGCCCGTTCGTCATCGTCCTGGGCCACCCGGAGTTTTACCCGCGCTTCGGCTTCGAGTCGGCATCCACGTATCGCCTTGTCAGCCAATGGGAAGGGGTGCCGGATGCGGCGTTCATGGTCGCGGTGCTGGACCCGGGCACCCTGCCTGAAAAAGGCGGCACGGCGCGGTATCGGGACGAGTTTGATGACGCGATGTAG
- a CDS encoding methyl-accepting chemotaxis protein produces MKLSRIFILLSAGFCFLAVAALILSINRIMEREITTQYEQKADMLLFSMKAVRSHLGSVVRPEATRILGPEDFVVELQSTSYAANRVFEVIPTDHKYEIQFRTPSTKPMNPKNKATSVETELIELLDRMHLAGEKELEWRGVRQVNGVDHFIIAQGAVNAASCIPCHAAPEDAPLSMQQRYTFDYPARLENRVETAEIVFIPMSSIYATIAAANKVFLPLGAAGLLAIVVAVYLLFARLISNPLGRLQTYSLAVEQGDLDKEIRGTFRGELASLKQSVQGMVGKLKEKILEAEDKSREAETESRRAMEAAQEAFEAKQRAEQAKDEGIQHAASSVETIVDRLNESLHELSTQVRHSAQSAQGQNERVSESSTAMEEMNATVLEVSRNASNVAGRADESHKQAQQGSEIVQKAVEAIVKVQRQAESLRDNLGGLGKEAEGISNIMNVIEDIADQTNLLALNAAIEAARAGDAGRGFAVVADEVRKLAEKTMHATKEVGQAIASIQHGTKTNIQAMENAVAVVHEATELAKKSGQALEQIVTLVSAAATDVHSIATATEEQSAASDQIKVSLEDISRLSSETTEAMNRSDQAIRELLDQVRMLHNLVKEMKEER; encoded by the coding sequence ATGAAGCTGAGCAGAATTTTCATTCTGCTGTCCGCCGGATTTTGTTTCCTGGCGGTGGCCGCCCTAATTCTGAGTATCAACAGGATCATGGAACGGGAAATTACGACTCAGTACGAACAAAAGGCGGACATGCTCCTGTTCAGCATGAAGGCCGTGCGCAGCCATCTCGGCTCCGTTGTCCGTCCCGAGGCCACGCGCATTCTCGGTCCCGAGGATTTCGTGGTGGAATTGCAGTCCACCTCCTACGCCGCCAACCGGGTCTTCGAGGTCATTCCCACGGATCACAAGTATGAAATCCAGTTCCGGACCCCATCCACCAAGCCCATGAATCCCAAGAACAAGGCCACTTCGGTGGAGACCGAACTGATCGAACTCCTGGACCGGATGCACCTTGCCGGAGAGAAGGAGCTGGAATGGCGCGGCGTCCGGCAGGTAAACGGTGTGGACCACTTCATCATCGCCCAGGGAGCGGTCAACGCTGCAAGCTGCATCCCGTGCCACGCCGCGCCGGAAGACGCCCCCCTGTCCATGCAGCAGCGCTACACCTTCGACTATCCGGCCAGGCTGGAAAACCGCGTGGAAACCGCGGAAATCGTCTTCATCCCCATGTCCTCCATCTATGCCACCATCGCCGCCGCCAACAAAGTCTTTCTGCCCCTTGGCGCGGCGGGGCTCCTGGCCATCGTGGTCGCTGTATACCTGCTCTTCGCCCGGCTGATCAGCAATCCACTGGGCCGTTTGCAGACGTATTCCCTGGCCGTGGAACAGGGCGACCTGGACAAGGAAATCAGAGGAACCTTCCGCGGAGAGCTGGCCTCGCTCAAACAGTCCGTCCAGGGCATGGTGGGTAAGCTCAAGGAAAAAATCCTCGAAGCCGAAGACAAGTCACGGGAAGCCGAAACCGAGTCGCGGCGGGCCATGGAAGCGGCTCAGGAGGCCTTTGAGGCCAAGCAAAGGGCGGAACAGGCCAAGGACGAAGGCATCCAGCACGCTGCGTCCAGCGTGGAGACCATCGTGGACCGGCTGAATGAATCATTGCACGAACTCTCCACCCAGGTCCGGCATTCCGCCCAGAGCGCGCAGGGCCAGAACGAACGGGTTTCAGAGAGTTCCACGGCCATGGAGGAAATGAACGCCACGGTCCTGGAGGTGTCCAGAAACGCATCCAACGTCGCCGGCCGGGCCGATGAATCCCACAAACAGGCCCAGCAGGGCTCGGAGATCGTCCAGAAAGCCGTCGAGGCCATCGTCAAGGTCCAGCGTCAGGCCGAATCGCTGCGCGACAACCTGGGTGGACTCGGCAAGGAGGCGGAAGGCATCAGCAACATCATGAACGTGATTGAGGACATCGCGGACCAGACCAACCTGCTGGCCCTGAACGCGGCCATCGAGGCGGCCCGGGCCGGAGACGCCGGACGGGGCTTCGCCGTGGTCGCGGACGAGGTCCGGAAGCTGGCGGAAAAAACCATGCACGCCACCAAGGAAGTCGGCCAAGCCATCGCCTCCATTCAACACGGCACGAAAACCAACATCCAGGCCATGGAAAACGCCGTGGCCGTGGTTCACGAGGCCACGGAACTAGCCAAGAAGTCCGGCCAGGCCCTGGAGCAGATCGTCACCCTGGTCAGCGCCGCCGCCACGGACGTCCACTCCATCGCCACGGCCACGGAAGAGCAATCCGCTGCCAGCGATCAGATCAAGGTCAGCCTGGAGGACATCAGTCGCCTGTCCTCGGAGACCACCGAAGCCATGAACCGCTCCGACCAAGCCATCCGGGAACTGCTGGACCAGGTCCGGATGCTGCACAACCTGGTCAAGGAAATGAAGGAAGAACGCTAA
- the mltG gene encoding endolytic transglycosylase MltG, with protein MTADRPNSEFEAEPLRPDLPAAASAGKPGGRMRKVFLFLSILLLVVVGAAAWDAYRFLHVPPEQPGETRLVDIAPGMSMARISLLLERENIISNGPRFQLYARLLGLSASVQAGEFALNTGWTPRQILDALTTGRVHLHRLRIPEGLTWWQTGRIVEESGLASFESFAKAAADPELLRRFDIPADHAEGFLFPETYHLPRPRNQDARPIVEMMLEMFRRATDQHLWPKGRPAPETVRDLVILASLVEKETGLAEERERVAGVFANRLRIGMRLQCDPTTIYGLGPDFSGPLFRRHLDDPGNPYNTYMHAGLPPGPIASPGLASLRAALQPEEHNLFYFVSNNDGSHTFSRTLEEHNRAVRQFRRSQGR; from the coding sequence GTGACGGCTGATCGCCCGAATTCCGAATTTGAAGCCGAGCCGCTCCGCCCGGACCTCCCAGCCGCGGCGTCCGCCGGCAAGCCCGGGGGCCGAATGCGCAAGGTTTTCCTGTTTTTGTCGATTCTCCTGCTGGTCGTCGTCGGCGCGGCGGCCTGGGATGCGTATCGATTCTTGCATGTTCCGCCGGAGCAGCCGGGGGAAACCCGCCTCGTGGACATCGCTCCGGGCATGTCCATGGCCCGGATCAGCCTGCTCCTGGAGCGGGAAAACATCATTTCCAACGGGCCGAGGTTTCAGCTCTACGCCCGGCTTTTGGGCCTGAGCGCTTCGGTTCAGGCGGGCGAATTCGCCCTGAACACCGGCTGGACGCCCCGCCAGATCCTGGACGCCCTGACCACCGGCCGGGTCCATCTGCACCGGTTGCGGATCCCCGAGGGCCTGACATGGTGGCAGACCGGACGGATCGTGGAGGAATCCGGGCTGGCCAGTTTCGAGAGTTTCGCCAAGGCCGCGGCGGACCCGGAGTTGCTGCGCCGGTTCGACATCCCCGCGGACCACGCCGAAGGCTTCCTGTTTCCGGAAACCTATCATCTCCCCCGGCCCCGAAACCAGGACGCCCGGCCCATCGTGGAAATGATGCTGGAAATGTTCCGGCGGGCCACGGATCAACACCTCTGGCCGAAGGGCCGTCCTGCTCCGGAAACGGTGCGGGACCTGGTCATTCTGGCTTCATTGGTGGAAAAGGAAACCGGCTTGGCCGAAGAGCGTGAACGGGTGGCCGGGGTTTTCGCCAACCGCCTGCGCATCGGCATGCGTCTGCAGTGCGATCCCACGACCATCTACGGCCTGGGGCCGGACTTTTCCGGGCCGCTGTTCAGAAGGCACCTGGACGATCCGGGCAATCCCTACAACACCTACATGCACGCGGGCCTGCCGCCCGGGCCCATCGCCTCTCCCGGGCTGGCCTCGCTCCGGGCCGCGCTCCAGCCCGAGGAACACAACCTGTTCTACTTCGTTTCCAACAACGACGGCTCGCACACCTTCAGCCGTACCCTGGAGGAGCACAACCGGGCCGTGCGGCAGTTTCGCCGCAGCCAGGGCAGGTAG
- a CDS encoding ATP-binding protein: MLDNETLQHILDDWSDWSRRPADMVPRTLVEQCVLTPEVVTVIQGVRRCGKSTLLRQLMTTNRIPKERAVFINFEDPRLVNDLDSALLEQIIQLVTGRAREQLTFFLDEIQNVANWQKWLNTQLETKSGHCFVVTGSNSQLLGGELASSLTGRHLRHELFPFDFTEFQNLGKPDELEQFIRLGGFPAVLGFPQPEKLLQQYFLDIVEKDIRERVSARSSRPLQAVAKMVLESVGSALSLRRIAGALQLSPETVSHYLQACEDAYLTFSCSYFAYSEAKRVRHNRKYYAIDTGLRRAISTRVGQDLGKDFENLVYLTLRRKTTEISYWKGKGEVDFVVNTPAGITPIQVTYGEPQQRHDNALEEFYHQFPHANEAIYVTPESFEELLDMKL, encoded by the coding sequence ATGCTCGACAACGAAACCCTGCAACATATCCTGGACGACTGGTCAGACTGGTCGCGGCGGCCGGCCGACATGGTGCCGCGGACCCTGGTTGAACAGTGTGTGCTGACGCCGGAAGTCGTGACGGTGATCCAGGGCGTACGCCGGTGCGGCAAGTCCACTCTGTTGCGCCAGTTGATGACAACCAACCGCATTCCAAAAGAGCGGGCGGTGTTTATCAACTTCGAAGATCCGCGCCTGGTGAATGATCTGGATTCCGCCTTGCTGGAACAGATTATACAGTTGGTAACGGGCCGCGCTCGTGAGCAACTGACATTCTTCCTGGATGAAATTCAGAATGTGGCCAACTGGCAAAAGTGGCTGAACACCCAACTTGAAACTAAAAGCGGGCACTGCTTTGTGGTGACCGGCTCCAACAGCCAGTTGCTGGGCGGGGAACTGGCCAGCTCCCTCACCGGACGCCATCTGCGTCACGAACTGTTCCCCTTTGACTTTACGGAGTTTCAGAATTTGGGAAAACCAGACGAACTGGAACAATTCATCCGCTTGGGCGGCTTTCCCGCGGTTCTGGGTTTTCCCCAGCCGGAAAAACTGTTGCAGCAGTATTTTTTGGACATCGTTGAAAAAGACATTCGCGAACGAGTCTCGGCCAGGTCCAGCCGCCCGTTGCAAGCGGTGGCCAAGATGGTGCTGGAATCAGTGGGCTCGGCTTTGAGTCTGCGGCGCATTGCCGGCGCATTGCAATTGAGCCCTGAGACCGTCAGCCATTATCTGCAGGCCTGTGAAGATGCCTATCTGACTTTCAGCTGTTCCTACTTTGCCTATTCCGAAGCAAAACGGGTACGACACAACCGCAAATACTACGCCATCGACACCGGCCTCCGCCGGGCAATCAGCACAAGGGTCGGGCAGGACCTGGGCAAGGACTTTGAAAACCTCGTTTATCTGACCCTGCGCCGCAAAACTACGGAGATCAGCTACTGGAAAGGCAAGGGAGAAGTGGACTTCGTGGTCAATACCCCAGCCGGCATTACCCCAATTCAGGTGACGTACGGTGAACCGCAACAACGCCATGACAATGCCCTGGAGGAATTCTATCATCAATTTCCTCACGCCAATGAAGCGATCTATGTGACGCCCGAGTCTTTCGAGGAATTATTGGATATGAAATTGTGA